TAATAAATCTTTGGAAAGGTGCCAAATGGGCTGAAAGAGAAGCCTATGATATGTTTGGTATAAAGTTTGATGGTCATGACAATTTGGTAAGAATGTTTTTGTGGGAAACTTATCCTTACTATCCACTTAGAAAAGATTTTCCAAAAGAAGGATTTAAAGATACATTTCTGCCATCTTTAAATGAAGGAAAAAATATTCCCAGTCATGATTATGACCCATACCATACCGCTATACCAACACTTGAAGACTTAGAAATAACAGAAAGGAAAAGAATCAGTAAAAAAAATCAAATAGTTTTAAACTGGGGACCACTTCATCCCGGAACGCACGGAACAATTTGGTTTTTATTTGATTTAGAAGGTGAGACAATAAGAGAATGTGATATCATTCTTGGACAACTTCACAGAGGAATTGAAAAACTTTCAGAAGACCTTACATACACGCAGATAATCCCATATACGGACAGAATGGACTATATTTCGGCTTTATGTTCAAATATAGCCTATGTTAATGCAGTTGAAAAACTTCTTGGAGTTCAACCACCGGAGAAAGCTAAATGGATTAGAACCATGCTGGCTGAACTTCAAAGAATAAATAGCCATCTACTTTGGCTTGGCACAACCGCCCTTGACCTTGGCGCCTTGACAATGTTTTTATATACATTTAGAGAAAGAGAAAAATTAATGGATATTATAGAAGGAATAGCAGGCATAAGACTAAACTCCTCCTTTTTAAGGATAGGTGGCGTTAGATATGACCTACCAGAGGGTGCATTAGATGTAATCAAGCATTTTATTAAAGACTTTCCATCAAGAATTAAAGATTATGAAGACCTTTTAACTAAAAATAGAATTTGGATAAGAAGGAATAAAGATGTAGGAATAGTAAGCAAAGAGGATGTTTATCAGTATGGACTTACTGGTGTAATGGCAAGAAGTGCCGGCGTTCCTTACGATATTAGGTATATTCAACCAACAGACGCATACGCTGATGTTGATTTTGAAATTCCTCTTGGAACAGTAGGTGATGCTTATGATAGATATTTAATCAGAATGGAAGAGATGAAGCAAAGTTTAAGAATAGTTCAGCAGTGTGTAGAGAAGTTAGAAAAACTAAAGGATGATAAATATCTAGCAACAGAGAATCCTTATGTACTTCCAACGTTGAATGAGGTTTATCAGTCCATAGAGTCTATGGTTAAAGATTTTACATTAAGAATTTATGGAGAAAAAGCACCGGCTGGAGAGGTTTATGTTTCTGGAGAAAATCCAAGAGGTGAGCTTGGTTTTTATATTGTAAGCAAAGGTGAAGGCAAGCCTTACAGATTAAGAATAAGGTCGGGAGCATTTTATAATCTTCAAATCTTTCCAGAGCTGATAAAAGGAAGAACGGTAGCTGACGCAGTCGCTCTCCTTGGAAGTATAGACCCAGTTGTTGGTGAAACAGATAGGTAATAGCATAAAAATCTTTTCTAAGGTTAAAACATGTCGAGCGAGAAATGAAGCTGTTTCAAAAAAACCAACATCGTCATTCTGAGCAAAGCGAAGAATCTCCTAATCTTTTTTCAAGTCAAAAAAATCAAAAGAGAAGCTCCTTCGGACTTATATCCTCTAAATAACGAATTTGATTTTTTACCACAAATGTAAATAAAGCATGGAATTTATAAAAATCATACTCTGAATGAGAAATTGGTGGTTTTTATAAACCTTAAACAAACGAAGTCCTTAAGGTTGAATGAAAAGCTTTAGAAAACAGATTAACTAAAAAATTCAACATTTTAGCAAAGATTAAAAGTTATTTATCAAGACCTTAAATAAATTTTTGACTTTTTAAAATAAAACAGTGTTTAAT
The sequence above is drawn from the Sulfurihydrogenibium sp. genome and encodes:
- the nuoD gene encoding NADH dehydrogenase (quinone) subunit D — translated: MTWITLDKAKRINSVFDVKIESYKDNVWVEVEKDNLIDLLKFLKEDPDFSFKMFIDFTVVDYPYHNPRFQAVYILYSPEYNERIIVKTWTDDTLPSLINLWKGAKWAEREAYDMFGIKFDGHDNLVRMFLWETYPYYPLRKDFPKEGFKDTFLPSLNEGKNIPSHDYDPYHTAIPTLEDLEITERKRISKKNQIVLNWGPLHPGTHGTIWFLFDLEGETIRECDIILGQLHRGIEKLSEDLTYTQIIPYTDRMDYISALCSNIAYVNAVEKLLGVQPPEKAKWIRTMLAELQRINSHLLWLGTTALDLGALTMFLYTFREREKLMDIIEGIAGIRLNSSFLRIGGVRYDLPEGALDVIKHFIKDFPSRIKDYEDLLTKNRIWIRRNKDVGIVSKEDVYQYGLTGVMARSAGVPYDIRYIQPTDAYADVDFEIPLGTVGDAYDRYLIRMEEMKQSLRIVQQCVEKLEKLKDDKYLATENPYVLPTLNEVYQSIESMVKDFTLRIYGEKAPAGEVYVSGENPRGELGFYIVSKGEGKPYRLRIRSGAFYNLQIFPELIKGRTVADAVALLGSIDPVVGETDR